Within Spinacia oleracea cultivar Varoflay chromosome 4, BTI_SOV_V1, whole genome shotgun sequence, the genomic segment aggtcatttttaggcaaaaatgatgttttcgaacccaactttgaaccaaagaacctaaggaatgttttcaaacttattacacgtctcatatgcatagttataactttctaagtccctttacaatctattatttcacatttaaggctaattgggtcgtcctaggtcatttttaggcaaaaatgatgttttcgaacccaactttgaactaaagaacctaaggcaaaaattttggcaaaaatggcattttcatatgcatactttacttacttgtttagtggctccttaatcatcaaatttctcttcttctgttgagaatcaaatatgtagacctcacgtttagacaagcaaagaactaaaagcatccagtgactcctacatacaaacaataaacgtatgtagttagaaaaaaaaaagttaaatttataacaatcaattaaaaacgaagttcaaagtaattttcatacttttcgtagtatggacataagatgaatgtcttagaactaagtgcactcatggacctcgtcatgtacaatagaattcgatctgcatcggactttaacatggtggccgagatcatctccgggcacatgaatccaatactattggggtgacaatcatcgtgaaaacacaactcactcaaagccctataatatagagtgtaagaacgttaagacaatcataaaaatcaaatttaggggcaaaatatgaatttaggtaactcacgtagcaaaaacttgtattattgatatattgagccatgctcccgagagaagttgatcggtgtcttcaacggtgacactaatttcaaagtccttttccatattgaatgtccttttagtgcaatgtaccttaacgtgctccccttcttttaatcccaacatcatagttttcattgttaggttatgattcatatgacagttcataaatcatgcggaaaaaccataaagccaggaaacatattatttacacataatcatttagcatagtttagatgcatactctttgttgcgtgccttccctagctgcgcccgaaccgaacaagaacaagtctttaggactccaagtgtcgtccctccgtagatagtccacagcacgtccggatccgccttaagattgaccaactagaatcgctcttaaggttctaatattttcggttaggtaggcaagaatattggctgatttttctgcttaaaaatcttagttttgaatacttaaaacttgttgtataaataatgacccctaggcctttatttatagagttatggaaaaggaatcgtaatcctagtaggatacgaattaattgaaattagaatcctacatgaattctatttaattaatttatccaattaggaatagaaatttaatcatacactgactcttgtagatttaggaatcacgcatgagcacaaactcacacacacacggcagccacaagggctgcccatgcgcgtgcgagcagcagcccacgcagcgcggcccacgcatccgtggccttggcgcgcgctgggcctgccttgcggtaggcctgggcgctgccttggctgggcttgtggcgtgcgtgcttgctgggcgatggcccggcttcgtgctgggccttcgttcggcaggcctcgtccgatgctaattcgtacgatacgcttccgattaaatttccagttccggaatttatttccgatacgaacaatatttaatatttccgattccggaattaatttccgtttcgaacaaatatttaatatttccgtttccggaattattttccgattccggtaatatttccgattctgacaatatttccgtttccggcaatatttccgattctgataatatttccatttccaataatattttccgatacgtaccatgtttccgtttccggcaacatctacgacttggataatattcatatttccgatacgatccatatttccgtttccggcaatatcatcgtttccggagtactcatttcttgcctgtgacgatcttagctcccactgaaaccaagatccgtcggttccgaatattcatagattgagtatttaatgccattaaatacttgatccgtttacgtactatttgtgtgaccctacgggttcagtcaagagtaagctgtggattaatatcattaattccacttgaactgaagcggcctctagctaggcattcagctcacttgatctcactgaattattaacttgttaattaatactgaaccgcatttattagacttaacatagaatgcatacttggaccaagggcattatttccttcagtctcccacttgtccttagggacaagtgtgcatttcctaattcctttgtcactcgatgcttgctcttgaacataaggtaagagttgtcatccttattatgtccagaggtgttcctcggtttcagagttcaactgatcaaataaacagataatcatagcctatgattcatccgagcacggccatgcatttcacagtttctagctctccgagtggccttgtacaacttttaagcatctcatcccgatttatgggaggacaatcccaatcttgcgatcttgagattagacttcgtttgataggtgattacctgagcgttgcctttatagcctccttttacggtgcgacggttggtcaacgtcaaagcaaccagttctcaaacaagtaatctcaaatcactcaggtattgaggatttagtgtctaataatttaatgaaatttacttatgacagactttcatctcttacagtaaagtttcataggtcttgtccgatactagtcttcccaaagtaagtatctatgcaaatgattatgacattgccatgtccacatagttcaagaaacagaactactagtcatcttgcattctaatcgtctaacgttttctatgcgtccaattttatagaaaactccgattagggaccattttcaacctttgacattcaagttcacttgatagacatttcttagtcacaggactggtcctgacagtctatcttgaatatatcgtcaagttgaagggactcatcatttaataaaccacaaattaaatggaaaaatgaattcctttcatttattgtgaatgattaaccaataatgttttacaaagatttaaactctaaaactttaaaacattaaacagagacatcaaagccattctccaatatgcttgattcccatagctgcagtgtgcgagttgtgcttcgcttgcggcagaggtttagttaatggatctgatatg encodes:
- the LOC130459277 gene encoding ubiquitin-like-specific protease 1; protein product: MEKDFEISVTVEDTDQLLSGAWLNISIIQVFATALSELCFHDDCHPNSIGFMCPEMISATMLKSDADRILLYMTRSMSALSSKTFILCPYYEKSHWMLLVLCLSKREVYIFDSQQKKRNLMIKEPLNNAFRSYKRLGGQSKGTKLTWIPAQCAQQPGSLDCGYYVMRFMYDIIMNHGNSQDLTKDFSRTLPYSAEEINEVKDFWADYFMNNVEFLA